In the genome of Scyliorhinus torazame isolate Kashiwa2021f chromosome 27, sScyTor2.1, whole genome shotgun sequence, one region contains:
- the LOC140403244 gene encoding keratin, type I cytoskeletal 18-like, producing MAMPAQVQSTKATKDTQALTAAREELTGLRQQIQILETECNALHGSLAALQNCLDNTEARYIKEIRRQLGVISQLEVDLGSLRDSLTVQTQDYQALLNLKMKLEAGIQYYKSILEGGHQTRQSIEEERGAIVPLVTSGLSRALHGQ from the exons ATGGCGATGCCG gcGCAGGTTCAAAGCACAAAGGCCACGAAGGACACCCAGGCTCTCACCGCGGCCCGGGAGGAACTGACTGGATTGAGGCAGCAGATCCAGATCCTTGAGACCGAATGTAATGCTTTACATGGCAGT CTGGCCGCTCTGCAGAACTGTCTCGACAATACGGAAGCGAGATACATCAAGGAGATCCGGAGGCAGCTCGGTGTTATTTCCCAGCTGGAGGTGGACCTGGGAAGTCTCAGGGACAGCTTGACAGTACAGACCCAGGATTACCAGGCGCTCCTCAACCTGAAGATGAAGCTGGAGGCCGGGATTCAGTACTACAAATCCATCCTGGAAGGAGGCCACCaaac caggcagtccattgaaGAAGAACGAGGAGCGATTGTGCCTTTAGTGACCTCAGGACTTTCCCGAGCGCTCCACGGCCAATGA